The region CGTCCCCGGTCGGGTCGCCAGGGCCCTGCTGGACCTGTCGCGCCGCTTCGGCGTGCAGTCGGAGGAGGGCATCCACGTCGTCCACGACCTGACCCAGGAGGAACTGGCCCAGCTGGTCGGCGCCTCCCGCGAGACCGTCAACAAGGCGCTCGCCGACTTCGCGGGCCGCGGCTGGCTGCGGCTGGAGGCGCGCGCGGTGATCCTGCTGGACGTCGAGCGGCTGGCCAAGCGCTCCCGCTGACGCCGGACGGAACCGCCGGACGGAGCGGATACGCGAAAACGGAACGTAAGGGCCCCGCCGGGATTCCGGCGGGGCCCTTACGGCGCGATTCCGGCGGGGCCCTTACGGCGCTCCTGAGCGGGCGGACCACAGGCTGTGGAGCCACAGGCCGCAGCCCCGCAAGAGCTCCAGCCGCACAAGCTCCAGGAGGACCGGCCTCAGATCAGCCCGTGCTCGCGCAGATAGTCCAGCTGGGCCCGTACCGACAGCTCCGCCGCCGGCCACAGGGACCGGTCCACGTCCGCGTACACATGCGCCACGACCTCCGAGGGCGTCCGGTGCCCGTCCTCGACGGCCGTCTCCACCTGCGCGAGCCGGTTGGCGCGATGCGCGAGGTAGTACTCCACGACGCCCCGGGCGTCGTTCAGCACCGGCCCGTGGCCCGGCAGGACGGTGTCCACCCCGTCGTCCACCGCCAGCGAGCGCAGCCGCCGCAGCGAGTCCAGATAGTCGCCGAGCCGCCCGTCCGGATGCGCGACGACGGTCGTGCCCCGCCCGAGCACCGTGTCGCCCGTAAGGACCGCGCCATCGGCCGGAAGGTGGAAGGACAGCGAGTCGGCGGTGTGGCCGGGTGTGGGCACCACCCGTAGCTCCAGACCGCCGGTGGTTATGACGTCCCCCAGCCCCAGCCCCTCGTCCCCCAGCCGCAGGGCCGGATCCAGGGCCCTTACGGACGTCCGGGTCAGCTCGGCGAAGCGCGCCGCGCCCTCCGCGTGGTCCGGGTGGCCATGGGTGAGCAGGGTCAGCGCGACCCGTCTGCCCGCCCGCTCGGCGGTCGCGATGACGTCCTTGAGGTGTGCGTCGTCGAGCGGGCCGGGGTCGATGACGACGGCGAGGTCGGAGTCGGGCTCGGCGACGATCCAGGTGTTGGTGCCGTCCAGCGTCATGGGCGAGGCGTTCGGCGCCAGGACGCAGAAGGCCCGGTCGGTGGCCGGGCCGCCGATGGTGCCCCCACGCGGCTGGCCGGGAAGAGCGGATGCGTACGTCATGCG is a window of Streptomyces violaceusniger Tu 4113 DNA encoding:
- a CDS encoding MBL fold metallo-hydrolase; protein product: MTYASALPGQPRGGTIGGPATDRAFCVLAPNASPMTLDGTNTWIVAEPDSDLAVVIDPGPLDDAHLKDVIATAERAGRRVALTLLTHGHPDHAEGAARFAELTRTSVRALDPALRLGDEGLGLGDVITTGGLELRVVPTPGHTADSLSFHLPADGAVLTGDTVLGRGTTVVAHPDGRLGDYLDSLRRLRSLAVDDGVDTVLPGHGPVLNDARGVVEYYLAHRANRLAQVETAVEDGHRTPSEVVAHVYADVDRSLWPAAELSVRAQLDYLREHGLI